Genomic segment of Esox lucius isolate fEsoLuc1 chromosome 15, fEsoLuc1.pri, whole genome shotgun sequence:
GCGAGggcattggatctcactggcatgGGTGTGGGGTGGTGGGTGTGGGGTGGTGGGTGTGGGGTGGTGGGTGTGAGGTGGTCGGTGTGGGGTGGTGGGTGTGGGGTGGTGGGTGTGAGGTGGTGGGTGTGGGGTGGTGGGTGTGGGGTGTCTGCGGAAAGgtcaacattttcaacaacaaaaatattaagtGGTTTACCTTTTCAGAAGTCTATTACCTACAGTCTGGCAATTTCCAGCATTGATGATAACTTGGATTGTATACTGAAGTATATTGATAATTATGTTATtgtacattaataataatttgaagcGTTTATGTATATAAATTGTTGAACTGGTGGGGTTTGGGCTGTAGGTTCAGACTTGTCCAGGTCTTACAGATTGCTTCTTTGTTATATGGACAGTCCACTGTGAATATGACATCATCTCTGGTTACCCTCCTGAGCCTGTCAGGCACAGAAAGATCTGGGTCAAAGGTGTGATGAAGCACCACCAGAAGTACAGGTTTACATTCTGTcaagagacaaaaaaaatacattagtatCAGACAGTGTCAACAAATAAATCATTTTTCAGCCTCTAAAAAGACATGGGACAAGTCTAACAGTGATATTCTGTAGGAAATGTCTGATAAATTATTGATAACTTTGTGTGGTTACCTGGTGTCTTTCGGAGTGCTTCTTCAATATCAGGCCCAGAATGACTGATGATTGGGCAGAAAGTGATAATGACATCCCTATAGTCCTCGGACATCACTTCAATATCCAACTTCAAGACTTCAAGTCTCGATTGATGGAAAGTTGTTTCAGAAATTCTTCATGAAAACCCAAGGTCTTGCCAGAGACAAAAGTGAAGAATTTCTTCATCACTTGATACCGTACAAGTgtgtacattattattatttttttattcaacataaaATTTAGACTTCAAGTAATGACCTgtacaaaacaatatttacacGATCAAATTCCATACATCATCAAATACACtagaaaacaatttatttctatGAATTGGGAAAAACGTTACCGAAAGCAAACCAACAAATAATCATATATCACATGCaattttttcttaaattacaCTCCTCAACaatgctgtaaatgttttgaaggAGGTAGTATTTAAACGCTGATGTGACGAttgcgccccctgctgcctctcctccccctgcagcaggcaggctcctgtggtctgacaccaccgcccatctcattcattcatttcacctgttgtcttgtttagcgcacctggtcctcattctcatcattccccccagtatatatgttccttctgcttcccctgtctttgtgtgttattgtctcgtcTACCAAGAGCATTGTCAGGTTACGCCACTATTCTCACTATTAAAATACAGTTAACTAGTACGACTTTGGATTCCTGCTCCTCATTCCTACTCGAGCCTGATAGCTGAGCTAAGATAACATCTTATTCCACTTCTGTGGGGCAGGAAAGATTAGGGCGGTTTTACTTTGTTCGGAATCTGGTGAAAGGATTTCCCACTCATCATCAGTACAATAGGcatctgtaaaaaataaagtagGAAAAAAGTGGGATATTCATCTGTCCTCTTGTTAGCAGCGTACACCTTTAACATGGATCTGTTTTTATGAATGTCAGAACACATATAGCCCATTGTATAATGTGTACAGTCCTACCACAGACATTTGACCCACATATAATGTGTAGTTAGAGCACAGCAACAGCTCTCTGTGAAGGAGTACTTGACAGTAAAATACAACCAATGCCACGTGAGACAGTTACATGTTGACTTACCATGACCACTGGACTCGGCCGTTTGGCATGCATGAACACGTTTTTCAGCTGTTAGTGAACACAtgcataattaaaaataataagtaGTACCAAAAAAACGGAATGATGTGCACTTCACTCAGTTTTTAAAGCCAGTTTTCCTTAAATGTGGCGTCCATGAGTTGACAGAATTGGTGTTATAATTATTACCTGTGCCAATGTCCAGCTTTAATAGAAGTACATGTTCATATATTACGGTTCAGAAAAAATGTACTTGATTTGAAAATAAACGACCAACATAATAtcaaacttaataaaaaaaattgaaacatttaaacatgcaTGACAGGAATGTACCTGTGGTGGGGTTTTGGGCTGTATGTTCAGACTTGTCCGAGTCTGACAGATTGCTTCTTTGTTATATGGACAGTCCAGTAGTCCCATGTTCTCATGGAACAGACAGTCCACAGTGAGTATTACATCATCTCTGGTTACCATCCTGCGGCTGTCAGGCACAGCAACATCTAGGTCAAAGGTGTGATGAAGCATCACCAGAAGTACAGATTTACTTTCTGTcaagagacaaaaaaaatacattagtatCAGACATTGTcaacaaataaatcaataattattcAGCCTCTCTACAGATATGGGACAAGTCTAATAGTGATATGATGTAGAAAATGTCTGACATATTATTGATAACTTTGTGTGGTTACCTGGTGTCTTTTGGAGTGCTGCTTCAATATCAGGCCCAGAATGACTGATGATTGGGCAGAAAGTGACATCACTTTCTATCTGGGACATCACTTCAGTAAAGTCTTGATTCATGGAGAGTTGTTTCAGAAAATGTTCATGAGAACCCAAGGTCTTGCCAGAGACAACAGTGAAGAATTTTTTCATCACTAGATTACCTGCACCCATATAATAATGAAAGAAACGTTATTGATTTTCCATTACCCTGATTATTAGAACAGCTGCTATCAGTAAAAACGAATTATACCGCtctaaaaaattaagggaacacgtattcatcacagtacaacaccaagtcagttacattttagggatatcaatctgtctagttaggaagaataagcgattgtgaatcaatgtcacctgttttggtgaaaatgaaactgacgatggcaattccatcgattaGAACTGTTTAggaagtacaaacccgattccaaaaaagttgggacactgtacaaatagtgagtaaaaaaggaatggaataatttacaaatctcataaacatatatttaattgacaatagaatatagataacatatcgaatgttgaaagtgagacattttgtaatgtcatgccaaatattggctcattttggatttcatgagagctacacattacaaaaaagttgggacaggtagcaataagaggccagaaaaggccggaaaaccatactggatgaccgtgatcttcgggccctcagacggcactgcatcacatacaggaatgatactgtaatggaaatcacaaaatgggctcaggaatacatccagaaaacattgtgggtgaacacaatccaccatgccattcgccgttgccagctaaaactctataggtcaaaaaagaagccgtatcttaACAGGATCCaaaagcgcaggcgttttctctgggccaaggatcatttaaaatgttctgtggtCACTAGTTGGTTGTTTTCTCGCATTTCTTCCgatttcattcaaatatggaaaatgcCATTACTAACTAGGCAACTAATTGTCCGGTGTGTTCTCTGTCAGACTAAAATAAAGTTGTCTGCCCGCAAATGTTTCGCTTGTGCAGCAACAAGCTGTTTAACTAGGTAGTCAAAATTCGAGAGGCAGCTACATCCCTCTGAGCGACGTGGATGTCCAGCACGGTCACATGGACGTCCtcgctagggggagccctcgaATGGATGTTTTAGCAGGACCGACGAGCGACGAGCGACATTGAGAAGGGTGTTGAGACGGACCGCAGGGAGAGGCAACTGTATCCCTCGTAGCGACGTGGGGGGGCGGGTTTGGAGCCGCAAGTCAGCCACTTCAAGAATCCGCACAAAGCACACTATCCGGATGACAATTTTCTAGGGTGTTATCCGGCTTGTTTAGCCTAGTTTTCTTCCTTATTACAAGATAATtgcctgttattttttttcaaatgacacAATTGACGGGAGAATGTTACAGCAAAATAAATTTTTATGTAGACTACTTCAAAATGTACTTGATATATTTCGAAAATATACAGTAGTTTGTGTTTTCAGGCAAAACAGCGGCGACGTCTTATCTTACACTGGTTTAACTTACCATTTACCAAGAGTTATAGTTAgcttatttaaaattcataaaTTGACAAGGCTGTAAAGGACACATATTCATTATATTGTTAGTGTTATGATACtagcaggaacaacaacaacaaatatatacagaagTGATTAGAGTAGTGGACTTCAACATtggcatctatgaaatgtattgaacgacagtattcaaaaacatttcatattttaaagtaGAGCAAACATTTTCGTCTGAGGAGGATTTCTGCAAGACGACGGCCTCGACTTTGCATATTGTATCCCGCAACAAGTTCTACGGCCCTGGCCAGATCTCCTCCTCGAACGgctcatctcctggtatctcctctgtGCTCTTGAGATACTAGGAGACGCAGCAAACCTTCTAGCGACGGCACAACTGGATTATCCATCCTGGAGGacctggactgcctgtgcaacctgaatgggctgcagccTACAGGTaatgcctcatgctaccagtagtgacaatgacactagtaaaacgcaaaactagagaataatccgtcaggataaggagagagcaattgtctggcCATTTGCAAAACCATTATTGTTTCGTgggttgtctttctgttgcctgtccagtgcacctgttttcactttcatttgctccaaacatttggattttttgaaatgttgttattgttttggtggagtttagtatttatattttaacattaaaatgagGCCACGTGcaattgtatttaaatgtcTTTGTTAATAATTATTTCCTATTTGTAGGACTTACACTACCGTTATTGTTTTTTGGGgaatttctatttctatttttaaaacctaaattaatcaaaaaatacttttgtgaGCCTTATTTAAAACTCGATATGTagaaattactattattattcattcgttttgacatgacaaaagtgggaaataattaaataaagggaGACATTACAGGCGGGTTATCTTTgaattcatgtgtttttttttttcgggTTAGTAAGAAAGTTTAAGGTTTAAGtttcagtttatttatcaaatgcaccgaaaaacatagcgtcatcctgcacaatgaaattcttgtcaCATAGCACCCGAAATCTACGTAATAAGAATTAAGCAAAAAAAGAAagcgataatatacataacactgtaaactatAGCCTAACCAAGACATATTGTTACAAAGTGAAATTAAATCGACTATTTGTCCTATAAAATCACAACATCATAGTAACTCTTCttgcctaaaacaaaacataaaacacatcCCCCAATAGAAGAAACAGTGCAGCCTAGTCTGAATTCAAGAAAAATCATCACAGAAAGAATACATATTGTCATTGGATAATAGTCATAATTTGATTGATGATCGCTTCATTCTTAATTTTATTACGTTCAAAATATGCTAATTCACTAGACTAATTCACAGTTCGCTTCAATGTACATCCAGTTAGAGCTGGATGCTGACGTCCAGGCCACTTTCCTGTCCGTCCGGACCATGCCCTCCATCCTCATCGCCCGTCTGTCCTGCTCAACACCCCGCTCAACATTCCTCGTCGCCCGTCCATCCGGCTCAACATCCTGCACAACATCCCTCTTCGCTCGTCCTTCCTGCTAAACATCATCTCGAGGGCTCCTAGCGAGGACGTCCATGTGACCGTGGTGGACGTCCACGTCTCTACGAGGGATCTAGTTGCCTCTCCCATCCGTCCGGCTCAACATCCCCCTCAACGTCACTCGTCGCTCGTCCGTCCTGCTAAACATCCActcgagggctccccctagTGAGGACGTCCATGTGACCGTGGTGGACGTCCGCGTCGCTCTGAGGGATGCTTCGCTGACTACGTTTTCACTTGATCAAGATGATGTCCTGAATCTGCCAAAATATGTACGCCACATACTTCCCCTTATTAATAAAAATTCGTACTTCTTGAGACTTGTGCTTACTTTGTTATGATCACACATTATGTTCAGCTGTACGGACATAATTTGACTGCTCTCGTAGCAATATATGATTTTATGCAAACTATGCAAAGTTTGTTCTTTCTATTGATTGTTAATGGGGGACAAGGAATTATATTATTCCAAgttacattaatgtgttgtcaaattaaagaagagtacgtgttctttaaaacaatgttaacttgtaattgtaatttggttttgggttttgtgctgtttgtttgaaatgtgtgagaaaataaAATTTATTTAGAGATTTTTCAGTAATCAACAGCAGCATTCTGGAATTCTATTGGGGTCTAAAGGGGGTCTAAATTTAGAAGTTAGGGGTTCGTTGGGAGTTGCTAATGGAGATTAGCTAAAGATGGTCCTTTCAAGTACATAGCCTAAAATTATTGGAGGTTTTCTTTAGCATTTCAGTAAATATCCTGATTCAGTTGTGATATCGTGATGCATCGTGATATATATTGTATCACAAGGAACTTGCCAATCCCCACTCCTTgttctcctggtgcaggacaatgctcggcctcatgtggccagagtgtgtaggcagtccctggatgacaaaggcctCAATGCCCTTGACTgaccctcacattccccagaccagaatccaattgagaacctctgggacgtaaTATATCCATGCATCCAACACCGAtcttcggtgtgagtttgaatccggcccacaatcggttggtgattttggtttccattgaccattgttatatcattttgttttcaacgaATTACACTATGTACTGTGAAGATTGTGATCttaaatttattttgtttttttattttatttcagtgtaCCCTTAATTTTGTTGAGCGCTGTATAAAATATTAACTAATAATAtgttttttgtctgtgtcttcCACTGCTGTCCAAATTGTATAACTGCATACAAatttataaatgaaatattttgatgaaatgtcaatgtaaaaaaaaagatgcagtATTTAACGACATCGTAAGTGTAGCACAAGCACAGCAACATCTTCTTGTGAGGGTTTACCTTTTCACAAGACATAAGGTCAAGGGGTCATTATAAATAATTAGTAGTAATGTAGTTATTACCTGTAGCCATTTCCTGCTGCAACAAAAAGGGATGTTCATACATTatcattccaaaacatttatctGACCTGGACTTCAAACTGatgatatttaatatttataataattttattttacattgtcaATAACTTGTATCTATAAAGCATGGTTGtagaaattaaaaatgtatgtacacgGGCATAATGTAAATGTAGCTGTGGTAGGTTTTTGCAGCTGTGGTAGGTTTTCCAGTAGTCCTGTAATTCATTTGTAAAGAATTACTAATTACATacaattttgtaatttttttaataatgtccTTTTCAATAAATACAATACAAGTCAAACATTGATTTgacataaaaatatttgttgataGCATAAGAATTCTAAACAATAACAAGTACATGATGACTCCCTATAAACATTGGACGTGGCCATTTTGCCTGCATGATATTTAATAAATAGTTACTAAAACAGGCATCAATACCTAACATAGTAatagtatttgttttatattctccgaactaaatatttatgaaaatgtcaatgtatatTTTTGGATAAGGAAAGTAACTCTAAATGGTCAACATTTGCAATATCCTGTCTGCTAAATCATTATGAAtttataagaacatttctacaTCACCTTGAACAAAGAAGTCCACCtcacaaaaatacaatttatcTTTTGCTTTATCCGAGGTCAACAAATCCACcttacagaaatgcaatttcactCTGACACAAAAGCTGAACTCCTCCCCCTCTACTGTTTAACCCTTAAACTCCTCATATCAAGTCATCTTCTATGTTTGAAGTAGATGTCTTTCAGACAAGACACGTGACACTTTAAAACTCAGTTGCCAGTTGGTTCATTTTAACCATAGATTGCTCCAGATGGGTTGCTATGTTGTAAGCCTGGGGTACTCAACTCAGGTCTGGAGccggctggttttctgttctacctcatcattaaatGGCATTAAATTGGTTTCCCAGGTTTAAATAAGCACTTTTTAAAGggtaacataaaaataaaaataaatggctttGGGGTCCAGAGTTCTGTTTGAGGGTTCTATGCAAATCAGTGTAATGCTATACCGACATGTGGCCACTAGGTCGAGCTAAATATCTTATTGTGTAACAGAGAAAATACTACATACATTCTTGTCACTGAGTGTCAGTTAACACTGTTTTGCAGTAAACACCAATAGCCCCCTGCCTCTGAAACAAAACTGCTTGTGAGTACCTGATGAGACCTCATATATTTCCAGACAATTAATTCAAATATGAATTTAACATAATTAGGGGTGGCAGGGTAACCCAGCGGTCAAAAGCTTTGGGCCATTAAATAAACGTTTGCTGGTTTCCATTCGCCAGCCggccaggtaaaaaaaaaatctctgagcaaggcagttaaccttaATTACAATCAGGTTGATGCCGAAAATAAGAATAAGCTCTTAGCATTGTATATAAAGGTAAATAACacatgtatatgtatgttaatAACAgatttaaatacaaatatactttCCTtactgttgttattattatgattgaTGAAGAACATGATTATGATGATCATGTGAATATAGTTATGTCACCTCGTTAACTCTGCTCATACAGTAACAGAACCCGAAGCCTCAATTTGTTTCATTACATCCACTTTGGAGGGGTTCTCCAGTGATCATCTTGTCTGGGATATTTGCCCCAtattcattcaaaatgtaattggctATGATCCTTTATGAATCAACTGAATGCATATgtgaaaaatgaacattttagttCAACGTTTCTTCTAATTTTAAGTTAACAGTATATATTCAAGATGAATAGGATTAATATAGACcaaattatattatttcattttgagaaGAATTTTGGTGTATTTTTTGTATATGACTGTATGCTATTGTCATAAATTTTTTATAAGcctactgaaatgtaaaataataatatactgAATACATTAATTTTAGATAATAGTGGCTTTTCCTGTTAACCAGGGTACTAatgataatattaataataacctCAAAAATAGTGATCACTATAAGATATGCTTCTACTTATTAGATAGGCCTTTTAgtctttaatgttttttttctctcaacagGCAGCTATGACTTACCTAATTGTACATCTTATTATTACAAACTGAACGGCTCATCTAGTTAAATTATTAGGCACATAATAAAGGGGTGGTGGGCGGCCAGTCTTTTCTTTTTGGCTATTTGATCTCTTTTGAAATTTCTTTATCCTTATATCTACGAGCTTTTAGTCGTATGCTTTTTGCTTGCCGCCcaaattgcaataaaaaaacaaatactttaacTCTTCTAGCCATAAGTATGATTTAAATATTTCTTATTAACGTGTATtttagacaaaacattttaaacaatacaCTCGTACTACTTAATAAGGCGCAAGCCTTAATTATGTAAATACCTTTTGAGAAAAGAAGGGGAAGtggttttttttaaagaatttgaTCTATTTTACTGgcacttatttttattttaagtgttaAGTTCACTTTGTCaatgcaaattacattttaagaaatcTCCTACTGTCGGTAGTTTTCGTTAGCGGTTTGAATGAAAAACAGAGAAGTTCCCCTTATTCTCACCTCTGCCAGTCCGTTCCAAAAGAAGTTCCACGGCCACACCCCCAACCAGTTAGTGAGTGTCTATTGGCTGTTAGAGATTATACTGTCTGGACGAGAAGCTGTCCGTCTGAAGTTATAAAATTAAAACTCTTTACTTTGGGTTCTGGCACTTGTTGCTGCCGTTGCGTGCTTGGAAATCGTCAGTTTGAACCGTTACTGTCGTGTTCTTGGGGTTTCCTCCCGCGTGGAGCATGAACTCCATCGACCCTTCAGCTCACCACAACTCCTCTCCAACCGTCAGCTCTCTCCAACCCCAGCCCAAGAACACCCATGAGCCGCCGGAGATGGCTGTCTACTGCGACAACTTCAGTATGTACCATCAATCTGGACTCCAGAGCGCACAGAGACCTGCTGGATACGGCCTCGGAGACTACGCGTCATCCCCCAATCCGTACCTGTGGCTAAACGGACCCGCCGTCAATTCCTCCAGCTCTTACCTGCACGGCAACAACACAGCATCGTTTATGCCTCCTTCTTATGGGACACAGCGACAGTTCCTCGCTAATTCCCCCGGGTTCGCAGGACCGGACCTGGGCTGGCTCTCCATCGCAAGTCAGGAAGAGTTGCTGAAGTTAGTTCGACCTCCGTACTCCTATTCGGCCCTCATCGCCATGGCGATCCAGAATGCGCACGAGAAGAAGTTGACCTTGAGCCAGATCTACCAGTACGTAGCTGATAACTTCCCGTTCTACAAGAAGAGCAAGGCGGGATGGCAGAACTCCATCAGACACAACCTGTCACTCAATGACTGTTTTAAAAAAGTACCCCGCGACGAGGATGACCCAGGTATTATTCTAatctattattttatattattcacTATTACAGCAGGCAAGCATTTTCTTATTCCTTATTAAATTAGAACCTGTTTTATATGCATACAAACTGTAAATTATTATAGTTTGTGAAGGCCTGTCAGGTGTGTGAAGGCCTGTAAAAGATGGAACAGTGTACCATGCTGTAGACCTGTTAAAGGTCATCATGTCAGTTACAATCATTTGGATAAATATTGACCACATGATAGAATTGTTTATATCACAGTGCATACTGAGGTGCATATTTCGTGCATGTTAGATTGTATATGGTGCATATTAGATAATATACTTATGTAAAGGGCCTGTAAACACTATAATTGGATGTCTTATTAGCAGGATTATAAAGTGTCAAATATGATACTGGCTGTTTTATCAGGGGAACTGTgatatgtatatgtacattatACAGTTGTATAGATTAGATTAGAACACCTCTGTAAACTGTTGATTGTACCACCTTTTCTGAGCGTGAATCTTTAAAAGGCTGGTTCACAGCGGCTTGTATCTGTTATTTTTTCTGTCAGAAGCTTTGtgtccacactcacacagtgGATTCGACAGCAGTCAGCCCCAGCAAGTGGTGGTCCCCAGGCCCTTCcattcattcacacacaccctgaaTTGACTTGGTGGGAATTTGCTGCTAGGGGCCAACAAAAGTTAGGGACCGAAGACCACAAACTGAATCCAGCAAATAAACACTCATTTTAAACTTGTACAAATCTGAGGTGAGCCTATAAGATAACAGATGGTTAGGTGTGCGCACTGTGTATACGATATATTGCGCATTTACAGTGTTAGTGAGAAATCTGAAAGCAGGAAAATGACTCCAGACAGAGCCGTCTTCTACTTTCCCGGCCATTCTGGGGAATGAGGTTATCCTAACCCCAATCTTTGAGCCGCTCCGTAACACTAATTGGCCTCATGAAGTCATAATTCCAAATTCCAagatagatgtgtgtgtggcacaATTATTTTGTGACCAAATGCAACGTAAGTTGTAGGttcattaaaaaacaatgcTCAGTGAGGGGGTACATTCACACTAAGCAACCCAGACTAAAATCCAGCCCCCGTGTATTTCAACAGAGAAGGAACGTCTAGGATATTCAGGTCGGACTCATCTTCTTGCATAAGGTTCTGCTAAATCATCGCAGACAAAACCTACAGCAGCAAAATGCACTTGAGCCTGCTCTCCTACCAATGTTTACACAGGCGGACGTATATAGATGATTTTGTGAACACGTATGTTGTCGAattcacacatttttgttattccaGGCAAAGGGAACTACTGGACACTGGATCCTAATTGCGAGAAGATGTTCGACAACGGGAACTTTCGTAGGAAGCGGAAACGTCGATCAGACTCCACTAACGGGATCAAGACAGAGGAGGGACGAGCCGCCCAGGCCACCAAGCCCTCGGACAGCCCACATCTCATTGACCCCGCCTCCCCTGACATGGATGGGGTCGGCGAGGGTCATAAGAGCTCCTCTGGCCTGGCGTCCAGCAGCACTCCGTGTTTTAATAACTTCTTCAGTAGCATGGCGACGTTGGGATCCGGGCCCCTGGGGGCCTCCGGGCCCCTGGCCTCCGGACCCCCCGGCAGGCAGGCTGGCTCTCTGGGGCTGGTCAATGAGCTGAGCAACAGGAACATTACGGCCCTCCACAGCAGCCCGTACCACAATCACGCCCCGGCCCCGGTCCCGGACAGCCACAGCCCAGGGCTCTCGGAGGCCAGCCACCACGGCCATCCAGCGGACAGCCTGTCCCACTTCAACAGGGGAGTTTACTACAACACCTTCAGCGGCGGGGGTCAGGCTGGACAGTTCAACAGCCACTTCTATAACAGCTTCAGCGTCAACAGTCTCATATATCCCAGAGAGGGCACGGACGTATAACTGAGGACATACGTAGCCGTGGACATTTGGACATGTGCGTGTTGACATGGGTTATGGCAGCTCCAAGTGGCTTGGCCAATCAGATGGCTGACCAGTACATGGCCTTcacaggacagagacagtgcTCTGATGTCAGCAGACGTAAAAAAGTGGGCAGCTTCGTTGACCTGTTCATGTTACCAGGCTATTAGTGGATTTAGATCACCTCATATAGTTCACATGATGTACCCAAAGGCCCGTAATCCAGGCCTCTAATCCAAGCCAACACAGAGAGGAATGCACAGCAGTCGCATGGTAACAATGCTCATATttacccaaaacatttttatgagAACCTTTCGCTTGCTATCCTGACGTTTATATCAAGATGAATAATTGGCTATGTAGACACATAGTCAGCCTTACTGATACCATACTGCTAGCCTATCACTGATACTAATCCAACATTACAGCTAACTGACACTTATCCAACATTAAGGCTGGGACCACTGACACCAATACAAAATTTAGACTAGCACCACTGACACCAATCCAACATTACTGCTAACGCCACTGACACCAATCCAACATTATGGCTTACAC
This window contains:
- the foxi2 gene encoding forkhead box protein I2 — encoded protein: MNSIDPSAHHNSSPTVSSLQPQPKNTHEPPEMAVYCDNFSMYHQSGLQSAQRPAGYGLGDYASSPNPYLWLNGPAVNSSSSYLHGNNTASFMPPSYGTQRQFLANSPGFAGPDLGWLSIASQEELLKLVRPPYSYSALIAMAIQNAHEKKLTLSQIYQYVADNFPFYKKSKAGWQNSIRHNLSLNDCFKKVPRDEDDPGKGNYWTLDPNCEKMFDNGNFRRKRKRRSDSTNGIKTEEGRAAQATKPSDSPHLIDPASPDMDGVGEGHKSSSGLASSSTPCFNNFFSSMATLGSGPLGASGPLASGPPGRQAGSLGLVNELSNRNITALHSSPYHNHAPAPVPDSHSPGLSEASHHGHPADSLSHFNRGVYYNTFSGGGQAGQFNSHFYNSFSVNSLIYPREGTDV